A single region of the Streptomyces sp. NBC_01381 genome encodes:
- the glgX gene encoding glycogen debranching protein GlgX: MSSAAEQEALRGGRRGTGAAVAGQPAAVNGTSAGAPAVRAPARDAAEARRPPVWPGAPTPLGARFRVGPDGVAGTNFALWAGGAEAAEVCLFDDEGVETRCPLTELTHEIWHGFVPGVRPGQRYGYRVHGRWDPWTGARWNPAKLLLDPYARAVDGDFGARGLPPEVYGHVRDWPQQQVADTVRDDRDSAPYVPKGVVVHDDAPDDEWTDDRRPKTPWADSVIYEVHVRGFTKLHPGIPEELRGTYAGLAHPAAIDHLVRLGVTAVELLPVHQFAHEDHLLRRGLRNYWGYNSIGYFAPHAAYAASGTTGQQVGEFKRMVRALHEAGIEVILDVVYNHTAEAGELGPMLSLKGIDNRGYYRLQPSDARRYADYTGCGNTLQVVQPHVLRLITDSLRYWVTEMGVDGFRFDLAAALARSFHDVDMLSPFLAVIAQDPVLRRVKLIAEPWDVGSGGYQVGAFPPLWTEWNDRYRGAVRDFWRGALPDVRDLGYRLSGSSDLYAWGGRRPYASVNFVTAHDGFTLRDLVSYERKHNEANGEGNRDGSDDNRSWNCGAEGETDDARVAEVRRRQLRNLLTTLLLSTGVPMLVAGDEMGRTQRGSNNAYCQDNEVSWVDWGLLEDPGWRALFDLTSRLIALRHAHPVLRRRAFFSGRAHSADGLRDLAWFTARGAEMTEADWYAPAATLGMYLSGRDIPGRDAWGVPVVDDSFLAVLHAGEGPVSFVLPGEPWAGAYEVVVDTSLEEQGVAPGDVHRAGGAVTVAGRAVVLLRVCR; this comes from the coding sequence GTGTCCAGCGCAGCCGAACAGGAAGCACTGCGGGGTGGGCGGCGCGGGACGGGCGCGGCCGTGGCCGGGCAGCCCGCCGCCGTGAACGGGACATCGGCCGGTGCGCCCGCCGTGCGCGCACCGGCGCGGGACGCGGCCGAGGCGCGGCGGCCGCCGGTGTGGCCGGGGGCGCCGACGCCGCTCGGCGCGCGGTTCAGGGTGGGGCCCGACGGCGTCGCGGGCACCAACTTCGCGCTGTGGGCGGGCGGTGCGGAGGCCGCCGAGGTGTGTCTCTTCGACGACGAGGGCGTCGAGACGCGCTGTCCGCTGACCGAGCTGACGCACGAGATCTGGCACGGCTTCGTGCCGGGAGTCCGTCCGGGGCAGCGCTACGGCTACCGCGTGCACGGCCGCTGGGACCCCTGGACGGGCGCGCGCTGGAACCCGGCGAAGCTGCTCCTCGACCCGTACGCGCGCGCGGTGGACGGCGACTTCGGCGCGCGCGGGCTGCCGCCCGAGGTGTACGGGCATGTGCGGGACTGGCCCCAGCAGCAGGTGGCCGACACGGTGCGGGACGACCGGGACTCGGCGCCGTACGTCCCCAAGGGCGTGGTCGTGCACGACGACGCGCCGGACGACGAGTGGACGGACGACCGGCGCCCCAAGACGCCGTGGGCGGACTCGGTCATCTACGAGGTGCATGTCCGGGGCTTCACCAAACTGCACCCCGGGATACCGGAGGAACTCCGCGGTACGTACGCGGGGTTGGCGCATCCGGCGGCGATCGACCATCTCGTACGCCTGGGTGTGACGGCGGTGGAGCTGCTGCCCGTCCACCAGTTCGCGCACGAGGACCATCTGCTGCGCCGGGGCCTGAGGAACTACTGGGGCTACAACTCGATCGGCTACTTCGCACCGCACGCGGCGTACGCGGCGTCGGGGACGACGGGGCAGCAGGTCGGCGAGTTCAAGCGGATGGTGCGGGCGCTGCACGAGGCCGGGATCGAGGTGATTCTGGACGTGGTCTACAACCACACGGCGGAAGCGGGCGAGTTGGGCCCGATGCTCTCCTTGAAGGGCATCGACAACCGCGGCTACTACCGGCTCCAGCCGTCCGACGCCCGGCGGTACGCGGACTACACGGGGTGCGGGAACACGCTCCAGGTCGTCCAGCCGCACGTCCTGCGCCTCATCACGGACTCGCTGCGGTACTGGGTGACGGAGATGGGAGTGGACGGCTTCCGCTTCGATCTGGCGGCGGCGCTGGCTCGCTCCTTCCACGACGTGGACATGCTGTCGCCGTTCCTGGCGGTGATCGCACAGGATCCGGTCCTTCGCCGGGTGAAGCTGATCGCCGAGCCGTGGGACGTGGGGTCCGGGGGCTATCAGGTGGGGGCCTTCCCTCCGCTGTGGACGGAGTGGAACGACCGCTACCGAGGCGCCGTACGGGACTTCTGGCGGGGCGCGCTGCCCGATGTGCGGGACCTGGGCTACCGGCTCTCCGGCTCGAGCGACCTCTATGCCTGGGGCGGGCGGCGGCCGTACGCGTCGGTGAACTTCGTGACGGCGCACGACGGGTTCACGCTGCGGGACCTGGTCTCCTACGAGCGCAAGCACAACGAGGCCAACGGCGAGGGCAACCGGGACGGCTCGGACGACAACCGCTCCTGGAACTGCGGCGCGGAGGGCGAGACGGATGATGCGCGGGTGGCGGAGGTGCGCCGCCGGCAGCTGCGGAATCTGCTGACCACGCTGCTGCTGTCCACCGGGGTGCCGATGCTGGTCGCGGGCGACGAGATGGGGCGTACCCAGCGGGGCAGCAACAACGCGTACTGCCAGGACAACGAGGTCAGTTGGGTCGACTGGGGGTTGCTCGAGGATCCGGGGTGGCGGGCGCTGTTCGACCTGACGTCCCGGCTGATCGCGTTGCGGCACGCGCATCCCGTGCTGCGGCGGCGGGCCTTCTTCTCCGGCCGTGCGCACTCCGCCGACGGGCTGCGGGATCTGGCGTGGTTCACCGCGCGGGGCGCGGAGATGACGGAGGCGGACTGGTACGCGCCCGCGGCGACGCTGGGGATGTATCTGTCGGGGCGGGACATTCCCGGGCGGGACGCGTGGGGGGTGCCGGTGGTGGACGACAGCTTTCTCGCGGTGCTGCACGCGGGGGAAGGGCCGGTGAGCTTCGTGCTGCCGGGTGAGCCGTGGGCCGGCGCGTACGAGGTGGTGGTGGACACCTCCCTGGAGGAGCAGGGGGTGGCGCCGGGGGATGTCCATCGGGCGGGGGGTGCGGTGACTGTGGCGGGGCGGGCGGTGGTTCTGCTGCGGGTGTGCAGGTGA
- a CDS encoding Ig-like domain-containing protein, producing MGKPRSPADAIRVTPDDGSKGVKGDERLQVKVPDGRLESVKVSRVQDAQELPVPGRIDENGTTWKPLDDGGLALAAKYSVHAVAIDGHGRRSARHTTFTTYVPDERFIGYVTPENRSTVGTGMIVSLEFNREIENREAVQRAIHVTAEPAVDVRPHWFGKTRVDFRPEKYWKPGTKVTVGLGLRDIEAAPGVYGLQDKSFTFTVGRSQHSLVDAAEHTMEVRRDGELLSTVPITAGAPKTTTYNGKMVVTEMLDVTRMNSRTVGFGGEYDIPDVPHAMRLTTSGTFLHGNYWSPDAPGNTNVSHGCVGLRDVKGGSSQTPAGWFFDRSLIGDVVEVVNSHDKKVAPDNGLGGWNMEWKDWTAPPGAKPEAKP from the coding sequence ATGGGCAAGCCGCGCTCGCCCGCCGACGCGATCCGGGTGACCCCCGACGACGGCAGCAAGGGCGTCAAGGGCGACGAACGGCTCCAGGTGAAGGTCCCCGACGGACGCCTCGAATCGGTGAAGGTCAGCCGGGTGCAGGACGCCCAGGAACTCCCGGTGCCCGGCCGCATCGACGAGAACGGCACGACCTGGAAGCCGCTGGACGACGGCGGCCTGGCGCTCGCCGCGAAGTACTCGGTGCACGCCGTCGCCATCGACGGCCACGGCCGCCGCTCGGCCCGGCACACGACGTTCACGACGTACGTCCCCGACGAGCGGTTCATCGGATACGTGACGCCGGAGAACCGCTCCACCGTCGGCACCGGCATGATCGTCTCCCTGGAGTTCAACCGGGAGATCGAGAACCGCGAGGCCGTCCAGCGCGCCATCCACGTCACCGCGGAGCCGGCCGTCGACGTACGCCCGCACTGGTTCGGCAAGACCCGCGTCGACTTCCGCCCCGAGAAGTACTGGAAGCCCGGCACCAAGGTCACCGTCGGCCTGGGCCTGCGCGACATCGAGGCCGCGCCCGGCGTCTACGGCCTCCAGGACAAGAGCTTCACCTTCACCGTCGGCCGCAGCCAGCATTCCCTGGTCGACGCCGCCGAGCACACCATGGAAGTACGCCGCGACGGCGAGCTCCTCTCCACGGTGCCGATCACGGCAGGGGCCCCGAAGACGACGACGTACAACGGGAAGATGGTGGTCACCGAGATGCTCGACGTGACCCGCATGAACAGCCGCACCGTCGGCTTCGGCGGCGAGTACGACATCCCCGACGTCCCGCACGCCATGCGCCTGACCACGTCCGGCACCTTCCTGCACGGCAACTACTGGTCGCCGGACGCCCCTGGCAACACCAATGTCAGCCACGGCTGCGTGGGCCTGCGCGATGTGAAGGGCGGCAGCTCACAGACCCCGGCGGGCTGGTTCTTCGACCGGAGTCTGATCGGTGACGTCGTGGAAGTTGTCAACAGCCATGACAAGAAAGTCGCTCCTGACAACGGGCTCGGTGGCTGGAACATGGAGTGGAAGGACTGGACGGCACCGCCCGGAGCCAAGCCGGAGGCCAAGCCCTGA
- a CDS encoding Ig-like domain-containing protein has product MNGRPISGTSVGARGSARRRGSKGLFAVASGVTLLLVTACGGGGGSDSGDDGKGKGKAADKNAPSTAVVTVAPKDGAESVATSGALKIAADKGKLSQVKVEDSKGNPVPGKITSGGATWTPAHHLAASTKYKVHAIAKDSEGRESAKDTSFTTLTPKNTFVGQFTPEDGSKVGVGMPFSVHFNRGITAPEDVEKAIEIKTEPAVDVEPHWFGNDRIDFRPEKYWKAGTKVTVNLNLDGVEGRPGVYGEQAKTLKFTIGRSQVSTVDAKSHQMKVVRDGKQIKKIPITAGAPGTTTYNGQMVISEKLQVTRMNGDTVGFGGEYDIKDVPHAMRLSNSGTFIHGNYWSGGAFGNTNASHGCVGLSDVRGGYSKKTPGGWFFNNSLVGDLVVVKNSADKTIQPENGFNGWNMSWEKWKA; this is encoded by the coding sequence GTGAACGGGCGACCGATATCGGGGACGTCGGTTGGTGCGCGGGGGAGCGCACGGCGGCGGGGGAGCAAGGGCCTCTTTGCGGTGGCATCGGGTGTGACACTGCTGTTGGTCACGGCCTGCGGCGGGGGCGGCGGCTCGGACTCGGGTGACGACGGCAAGGGCAAGGGCAAGGCGGCCGACAAGAACGCGCCGTCGACGGCTGTGGTGACCGTGGCCCCGAAGGACGGCGCGGAGTCGGTGGCCACCAGCGGGGCCCTGAAGATAGCCGCCGACAAGGGCAAGCTGTCCCAGGTCAAGGTCGAGGACAGCAAGGGCAATCCGGTCCCCGGCAAGATCACTTCGGGTGGCGCGACGTGGACGCCCGCGCACCACCTGGCGGCCTCCACGAAGTACAAGGTCCACGCGATCGCCAAGGACTCCGAGGGCCGCGAGTCCGCCAAGGACACGTCGTTCACGACGCTGACCCCGAAGAACACCTTCGTCGGCCAGTTCACTCCGGAGGACGGCTCGAAGGTCGGCGTCGGGATGCCGTTCTCCGTCCACTTCAACCGCGGGATCACCGCGCCCGAGGACGTCGAGAAGGCCATCGAGATCAAGACCGAGCCGGCCGTGGACGTCGAGCCCCACTGGTTCGGCAACGACCGCATCGACTTCCGCCCCGAGAAGTACTGGAAGGCGGGCACGAAGGTCACCGTCAACCTCAACCTCGACGGCGTCGAGGGACGGCCCGGCGTGTACGGCGAGCAGGCCAAGACCCTGAAGTTCACCATCGGCCGCAGCCAGGTCTCCACCGTCGACGCCAAGTCCCACCAGATGAAGGTCGTCCGGGACGGCAAGCAGATCAAGAAGATCCCGATCACCGCGGGCGCCCCCGGCACGACGACGTACAACGGCCAGATGGTCATCAGCGAGAAGCTCCAGGTCACGCGGATGAACGGCGACACGGTCGGCTTCGGCGGCGAGTACGACATCAAGGACGTCCCGCACGCGATGCGCCTGTCCAACTCGGGCACGTTCATCCACGGCAACTACTGGTCGGGCGGTGCCTTCGGCAACACGAACGCCAGCCACGGCTGTGTCGGCCTGAGCGACGTGCGCGGCGGCTACAGCAAGAAGACGCCCGGAGGATGGTTCTTCAACAACTCCCTCGTCGGGGACCTGGTGGTCGTGAAGAACTCGGCGGACAAGACGATCCAGCCCGAGAACGGCTTCAACGGCTGGAACATGTCCTGGGAGAAGTGGAAGGCCTGA
- a CDS encoding enoyl-CoA hydratase/isomerase family protein, with protein sequence MTSVHLEVAEGVGTIRLDRPPMNALDIALQDRLKELAEEATRRDDVRAVIIYGGEKVFAAGADIKEMQDMDHAAMIVRSRALQDSFTAVARIPKPVVAAVTGYALGGGCELALCADFRIAADNAKLGQPEILLGLIPGAGGTQRLSRLVGPSKAKDLIFTGRMVKAEEALTIGLVDRVVPAAEVYEQAHQWAARLAQGPALALRAAKEAVDAGLETDIDTGLAIERTWFAGLFATEDRERGMRSFVEEGPGKAKFL encoded by the coding sequence ATGACATCTGTGCATCTCGAAGTCGCCGAAGGCGTCGGCACGATCCGCCTCGACCGCCCTCCGATGAACGCGCTCGACATCGCCCTGCAGGACCGGCTCAAGGAACTGGCCGAAGAGGCGACCCGGCGCGACGACGTACGCGCCGTGATCATCTACGGCGGCGAGAAGGTGTTCGCGGCGGGCGCGGACATCAAAGAGATGCAGGACATGGACCACGCGGCGATGATCGTGCGGTCCCGTGCCCTGCAGGACTCGTTCACCGCCGTCGCCCGCATCCCCAAGCCGGTCGTCGCCGCCGTCACCGGCTATGCCCTCGGCGGCGGCTGCGAGCTCGCGCTCTGCGCCGACTTCCGCATCGCCGCCGACAACGCCAAGCTCGGCCAGCCGGAGATCCTGCTCGGCCTGATCCCCGGCGCGGGCGGCACCCAGCGCCTGTCCCGTCTGGTCGGCCCGTCCAAGGCCAAGGACCTCATCTTCACCGGCCGCATGGTGAAGGCCGAAGAGGCGCTCACCATCGGCCTGGTGGACCGCGTCGTGCCCGCCGCCGAGGTGTACGAGCAGGCGCACCAGTGGGCGGCGCGGCTCGCGCAGGGGCCCGCGCTGGCGCTGCGCGCCGCAAAGGAGGCCGTGGACGCGGGCCTGGAGACGGACATCGACACCGGGCTCGCTATCGAGCGCACCTGGTTCGCGGGTCTGTTCGCCACGGAGGACCGCGAGCGGGGCATGCGCAGCTTCGTCGAGGAGGGTCCCGGCAAGGCGAAGTTCCTCTGA
- a CDS encoding ATP-binding protein, with protein MPLAYAYSAPRNGWFRGAYSSGTAPEGARCGHDGGMAGLEGMEQPRRHGSATAARWSPAVEDEHALKALELFGNPTDAEVPLPSRPESAAIARRLAQVVVLRHWGLSPKMTEDVVLLVSELVGNAVRHTGARVFGLKMARRRGWIRIEVRDPSRGLPCLMPVHELDLSGRGLFLVDKLSDRWGVDLLPRGKTTWFEMRVADR; from the coding sequence CTGCCACTGGCATATGCCTACTCGGCCCCCCGGAACGGTTGGTTCCGGGGGGCTTATTCCTCCGGAACGGCCCCGGAGGGCGCTCGGTGCGGCCATGATGGGGGCATGGCGGGGCTGGAGGGTATGGAACAGCCGCGGCGGCACGGGAGTGCGACCGCGGCGCGCTGGTCGCCGGCGGTTGAGGACGAACACGCGCTCAAGGCGCTCGAGTTGTTCGGCAACCCGACGGACGCGGAAGTGCCGCTGCCGTCGCGCCCGGAGTCCGCCGCCATCGCGCGCCGGCTCGCGCAGGTCGTCGTGCTCCGCCACTGGGGCCTCTCCCCGAAGATGACCGAGGACGTGGTCCTCCTCGTCTCCGAACTCGTCGGCAACGCCGTGCGGCACACCGGCGCCCGCGTCTTCGGCCTGAAGATGGCGCGGCGGCGCGGCTGGATAAGGATCGAGGTGCGCGACCCCTCGCGCGGACTGCCCTGTCTGATGCCCGTCCATGAGCTCGACCTCAGCGGCCGCGGGCTCTTCCTCGTCGACAAGCTCTCCGACCGGTGGGGCGTGGACCTGCTGCCGCGCGGCAAGACGACCTGGTTCGAGATGCGGGTCGCCGACCGCTGA
- a CDS encoding polysaccharide deacetylase family protein has translation MIETDRRGALRAGAALAVTGALATGCATTGTAPTRDRPHASHGAPHATPAAAPAPRRFPGLPDQIAHSPRGRPQVALTFHGQGDPATAGSLLTIAENANAKITVLAVGGWLDEHPTLARRILDGGHDLGNHTHHHLTINDMTEADARAEITGCAERLRRLTGSIGTWFRPSRAQRATPLVARIAHRAGYPHVLSYDVDSLDFTSPGAPAVTRKIASEVRAGSVVSLHFGYADTVAALPAVLEDLDRRGLRAVTTTELLT, from the coding sequence GTGATCGAGACCGACCGCCGAGGAGCCCTGCGCGCGGGCGCCGCCCTGGCCGTCACCGGCGCGCTCGCCACCGGATGCGCCACGACCGGCACCGCCCCCACGCGCGACCGCCCGCACGCATCGCACGGCGCACCCCACGCCACCCCGGCGGCCGCCCCCGCACCCCGCCGCTTCCCCGGCCTCCCCGACCAGATCGCACACAGCCCCCGCGGCCGCCCCCAGGTCGCCCTCACCTTCCACGGCCAGGGCGACCCCGCCACCGCAGGGTCCCTGCTCACCATCGCCGAGAACGCGAACGCCAAGATCACCGTCCTCGCCGTAGGCGGCTGGCTCGACGAACACCCCACGCTCGCCCGCCGCATCCTCGACGGCGGCCACGACCTCGGCAACCACACCCACCACCACCTCACCATCAACGACATGACCGAGGCCGACGCCCGCGCCGAGATCACCGGCTGCGCCGAACGCCTGCGCCGCCTCACCGGCTCCATCGGCACCTGGTTCCGTCCATCGCGCGCCCAGCGGGCGACCCCCCTCGTCGCCCGCATCGCCCACCGCGCCGGCTACCCGCACGTCCTCTCGTACGACGTCGACTCCCTCGACTTCACCTCGCCGGGCGCCCCGGCCGTCACCCGCAAGATCGCCTCAGAGGTGCGCGCGGGCTCCGTCGTGAGCCTGCACTTCGGGTACGCGGACACGGTCGCCGCGCTCCCCGCCGTCCTGGAAGACCTCGACCGCCGCGGCCTGCGCGCGGTGACGACCACGGAGCTGCTGACCTGA
- a CDS encoding YncE family protein: MTLHLNLTRRTSALIAAGAVVAALAGCGTDTRENEALSTKGIQKPAKPKVAPGLPGMPPVLDPKDVYAADRPNKLSPVVKDFPSRVYVPNTNSNTVSVIDPKTYRVIDTIDVGVQPQHVVPSWDMKTLWVNNNRGHTLTPINPKTGKAGKPVDVHDPYNLYFTPNGKYAIVMASMDRELVFRDPHTMKKVKTEPVSCYGVNHADFSADGRYFIVSCEFSGELLKVDTEKMKVIGQQKLPFEGAMPQDVKVSPDGKTFYVADMMAHGMWVLSGDKFDKPKLLRTGKGCHGLYVSRDSREMYVSNRGEGTVSVFDFPKNKLTKKWKLPQGGSPDMGGVSADGNTLWLSGRYDSEVYAIDTRTGVQTARIPVGGGPHGLAVYPQPGRYSLGHTGIFR; encoded by the coding sequence ATGACCCTCCACCTGAACCTCACCCGCCGCACCTCGGCGCTCATCGCCGCCGGTGCCGTCGTCGCCGCACTCGCCGGCTGCGGAACCGACACCCGCGAGAACGAAGCACTCAGCACCAAGGGCATCCAGAAGCCCGCCAAACCCAAGGTGGCGCCGGGCCTCCCCGGCATGCCGCCGGTCCTCGACCCCAAGGACGTCTACGCCGCCGACCGCCCCAACAAGCTCTCCCCGGTGGTCAAGGACTTCCCCTCCCGCGTCTACGTCCCCAACACCAACTCCAACACCGTCTCGGTCATCGACCCCAAGACGTACCGGGTCATCGACACCATCGACGTCGGCGTCCAGCCCCAACACGTCGTCCCCTCCTGGGACATGAAGACCCTCTGGGTCAACAACAACCGCGGCCACACGCTCACGCCCATCAACCCCAAGACCGGCAAGGCGGGCAAGCCGGTCGACGTGCACGACCCCTACAACCTCTACTTCACGCCCAACGGCAAGTACGCCATCGTCATGGCCTCCATGGACCGCGAACTCGTCTTCCGCGACCCGCACACCATGAAGAAGGTCAAGACCGAACCGGTCAGCTGCTACGGCGTCAACCACGCCGACTTCTCCGCCGACGGCCGCTACTTCATCGTTTCCTGCGAATTCTCCGGCGAGCTTCTGAAGGTCGACACGGAGAAGATGAAGGTCATCGGCCAGCAGAAGCTGCCCTTCGAGGGCGCCATGCCGCAGGACGTGAAGGTCTCACCCGACGGCAAGACCTTCTATGTGGCCGACATGATGGCCCACGGCATGTGGGTCCTGAGCGGCGACAAGTTCGACAAGCCGAAGCTCCTTCGCACCGGCAAGGGCTGCCACGGTCTGTACGTCAGCCGTGACTCACGCGAGATGTACGTCTCCAACCGCGGCGAGGGCACCGTCTCCGTCTTCGACTTCCCCAAGAACAAGCTCACCAAGAAGTGGAAGCTCCCCCAGGGCGGCAGCCCCGACATGGGCGGCGTCTCGGCGGACGGCAACACGCTCTGGCTGTCCGGCCGTTACGACTCCGAGGTGTACGCCATCGACACCCGCACCGGCGTCCAGACCGCCCGCATCCCCGTCGGCGGCGGCCCGCACGGCCTCGCGGTCTACCCGCAGCCGGGTCGCTACTCGCTGGGGCACACGGGGATCTTCCGCTGA
- a CDS encoding glycoside hydrolase family 25 protein: MIRGIDVSSYQSSFDTDGLSFVIIKATEGRSYINPRLTAQTKLARDGGCVVGFYHFLWPGNITAQAEYFVSKSPEKSGDLLAVDWEWTGDHTRASNAEKDRFIREVKRLRPSHRTVLYTNRDFWLNYDTTSYAGDGLWIADYVTAGKPRIKAKWRIHQYTSTPLDKNVADFESAQALRDWAKP, translated from the coding sequence ATGATCCGAGGCATCGACGTCAGCTCGTACCAGTCATCGTTCGACACGGACGGCCTCTCCTTCGTCATCATCAAGGCGACAGAGGGCCGTTCGTACATCAACCCGAGACTGACGGCACAGACGAAGCTGGCACGGGACGGCGGCTGCGTGGTCGGCTTCTACCACTTCCTGTGGCCCGGGAACATCACGGCCCAGGCGGAGTACTTCGTCAGCAAGTCCCCTGAGAAGTCAGGGGACTTGCTGGCGGTGGACTGGGAGTGGACGGGGGATCATACGCGCGCGAGCAATGCGGAGAAGGACCGCTTCATCCGGGAGGTGAAGCGGTTGCGGCCTTCCCATCGGACCGTGCTCTACACGAACCGCGATTTTTGGTTGAACTACGACACCACCTCGTACGCGGGTGACGGCCTCTGGATCGCCGACTACGTGACGGCGGGCAAGCCGCGTATCAAGGCGAAGTGGCGGATCCACCAGTACACGTCGACGCCGCTGGACAAGAACGTGGCGGATTTCGAGAGCGCGCAGGCGCTGCGGGACTGGGCGAAGCCCTAG
- a CDS encoding zinc-dependent alcohol dehydrogenase family protein gives MTTTAASTTARTVLFDEIGGPEVMRIHAVEIPAPGPGEVRIRVEALGLNRAETLLRAGTYYYQPTLPASRNGYEAAGTVESVGEGVTAFAPGDTVLTAANTELSAHGVYGELVLLPQSAVVPRPAEVDAVTAAAVWVTYSTAYGALLPTAGLLPGQHVLITGASSGVGTAAIQVVRRAGAVPIATTRTEAKRQQLLDLGAEHVIVSDREDVVKETKRLTDGRGADIVLDAIGGPGFQALGEALVRNGKLVIYGWLDARPTTLPMNWPLSVHGYGNPMVTETQEGRHRAAAYINSGLTDGTLRPVIAEVFEGLDRIQDAHRLMESNTHTGKIVVKV, from the coding sequence ATGACAACAACTGCTGCGTCAACCACCGCTCGTACCGTGCTCTTTGACGAGATCGGCGGCCCCGAGGTCATGCGGATCCACGCCGTGGAGATCCCCGCCCCCGGACCGGGCGAAGTCCGCATCCGCGTCGAGGCGTTGGGCCTCAACCGCGCCGAAACCCTGCTCCGCGCGGGCACTTACTACTACCAGCCGACCCTGCCCGCATCCCGCAACGGCTACGAGGCCGCGGGCACCGTCGAGTCCGTCGGCGAGGGAGTGACCGCCTTCGCCCCCGGCGACACCGTCCTCACGGCGGCGAACACCGAACTGAGCGCACACGGCGTGTACGGCGAGCTGGTCCTGCTGCCGCAGAGCGCCGTCGTCCCGCGCCCCGCCGAAGTGGACGCGGTGACCGCGGCCGCCGTCTGGGTCACCTACTCCACCGCGTACGGCGCGCTGCTCCCGACTGCCGGGCTGCTGCCGGGCCAGCACGTCCTGATCACCGGCGCGTCCAGCGGCGTCGGCACCGCGGCCATCCAGGTCGTACGCCGCGCGGGCGCGGTACCGATCGCCACCACCCGCACCGAGGCCAAGCGGCAGCAGCTCCTGGACCTGGGCGCCGAGCACGTCATCGTCAGCGACCGCGAGGACGTGGTCAAGGAGACCAAACGCCTCACCGACGGCCGGGGCGCCGACATCGTGCTCGACGCGATCGGCGGCCCGGGCTTCCAGGCCCTGGGCGAGGCGCTGGTCCGCAACGGCAAGCTCGTCATCTACGGCTGGCTGGACGCCCGCCCCACGACCCTCCCGATGAACTGGCCCCTGTCCGTCCACGGATACGGAAACCCGATGGTCACCGAGACGCAGGAGGGCCGCCACCGCGCGGCCGCCTACATCAACTCGGGCCTCACCGACGGCACGCTCCGCCCGGTGATCGCCGAGGTCTTCGAGGGCCTGGACCGCATCCAGGACGCCCACCGCCTGATGGAGTCCAACACGCACACCGGCAAGATCGTGGTGAAGGTCTGA
- a CDS encoding AraC family transcriptional regulator, with the protein MDVLSDAIAAMRTGRPHSSRTYRHAPWGIRFAPSNGAGFHVVLQGSAWLLPSGDGAEPVALGPGDVVFLSHGRGHGLASAPDVPLEDFALAPDGSWPKTEGDRAASTVLLCGAYQLDRARAHPLLAELPEVVHLPARVGEHASLRSAVELLGAELADAQPGSDAVIPALLDTMLLYILRAWWLREQAAGHATGWAAALRDPSVTAALYAIHDDPARPWTVEELGARAGLSRAAFARRFAASVGASPLAYLTWWRMTTAGRLLREEDLPLRQIAERAGYTSEFAFSRAFKREFGVAPGQYRRVRAAG; encoded by the coding sequence ATGGACGTACTCAGCGACGCGATAGCCGCCATGCGGACGGGGCGGCCGCATTCCTCCCGTACGTACAGGCACGCGCCCTGGGGGATCCGGTTCGCCCCGTCGAACGGTGCCGGGTTCCATGTGGTGCTCCAGGGTTCCGCCTGGCTGCTTCCGTCCGGTGACGGGGCGGAGCCGGTGGCGCTCGGGCCCGGTGACGTGGTCTTCCTCTCGCACGGGCGCGGGCACGGTCTGGCGAGCGCGCCGGATGTCCCGCTGGAGGATTTCGCCCTCGCCCCGGACGGCTCCTGGCCGAAGACGGAGGGCGACCGGGCGGCGAGCACCGTGCTGCTGTGCGGGGCCTACCAGTTGGACCGGGCGCGCGCCCATCCGCTGCTCGCCGAGCTGCCGGAGGTGGTGCATCTGCCGGCCAGGGTCGGGGAGCACGCGTCGCTGCGGTCCGCCGTGGAGCTGCTCGGTGCCGAACTGGCCGACGCGCAGCCGGGGTCGGACGCCGTGATTCCCGCGCTGCTCGACACGATGCTGCTGTACATCCTGCGGGCGTGGTGGCTGCGCGAGCAGGCCGCGGGGCATGCGACGGGCTGGGCCGCCGCGCTGCGGGACCCGTCGGTGACGGCCGCGCTGTACGCGATCCATGACGACCCCGCGAGGCCCTGGACGGTGGAGGAGCTCGGGGCGCGGGCGGGGCTCTCCCGCGCGGCGTTCGCCCGCCGGTTCGCGGCGTCCGTGGGGGCGAGCCCGCTCGCGTATCTGACGTGGTGGCGGATGACGACGGCGGGCCGGCTGCTGCGCGAGGAGGATCTGCCGCTGCGGCAGATCGCCGAACGGGCGGGCTATACCTCGGAGTTCGCGTTCTCCAGGGCGTTCAAGCGGGAGTTCGGGGTGGCGCCGGGGCAGTACCGGAGGGTGCGGGCCGCCGGGTAG